Proteins found in one Pongo pygmaeus isolate AG05252 chromosome 8, NHGRI_mPonPyg2-v2.0_pri, whole genome shotgun sequence genomic segment:
- the DCLRE1A gene encoding DNA cross-link repair 1A protein, with protein sequence MLEDISEEDIWEYKSKRKPKRVDPNNGSKNILKSVEKATDGKYQSKRNRNRKRATEAKEVKDHEMPLENADCQTSVASRQNSSCGDGIQQTQNKETTPGKLYRTHKSQHVSPKIRPVYDGYCPNCQMPFSSLIGQTPRWHVFECLDSPPRSETECPDGLLCTSTIPFHYKRYTHFLLAQSRAGDHPFSSPSPASGGSFSETKSGVLCSLEERWSSYQNQTDNSVSNDPLLMTQYFKKSPSPTEASEKISTNIQTSQQALQFTEFVKNDKLVGVALRLANNSEHINLPLPENDFSDCEISYSPLQSDEDTHDINEKPDDSQEQLFFTESSKDGSLEEDDDSCGFLKKQRGPLLKDQDESCPEVNSFLTQDKYDEGLYRFNSLNDLSQPISQNNESALPYDLACTGGDFVLFPPALAGKLAASVHQTTKAKPDEPEFHSAQSNRQKQVIEESSVYNQVSLPLVKSLMLKPFESQGEGYLSSQPTQSKIRKLSSENLNAKNNTNSACFCRKALEGVPVGKATILNAENLSSTPASKYLKILPSGLKCNARHPSTKVMKQMDIGVYFGLPPKRKEEKLLGESALEGINLNPVPSPNKKRSSECKRKAEKSLSDLEFDASNLHESQLSVELSSERSQRQKKRRRKSNSLQEGAYQKRSDHLNTESEAVSLSKVKVFTKSAHGGLQRGNKKIPESSNVGGPRKKTCPFYKKIPGTGFTVDAFQYGVVEGCTAYFLTHFHSDHYAGLSKHFTFPVYCSEITGNLLKNKLHVQEQYIHPLPLDTECIVNGVKVVLLDANHCPGAVMILFYLPNGTVILHTGDFRADPSMERSLLADQKVHMLYLDTTYCSPEYTFPSQQEVIRFAINTAFEAVTLNPHALVVCGTYSIGKEKVFLAIADVLGSKVGMSQEKYKTLQCLNIPEINSLITTDMCSSLVHLLPMMQINFKGLQSHLKKCGGKYNQILAFRPTGWTHSNKFTRIADVIPQTKGNISIYGIPYSEHSSYLEMKRFVQWLKPQKIIPTVNVGTWKSRSTMEKYFREWKLEAGY encoded by the exons ATGTTAGAAGACATTTCCGAAGAAGACATTTGGGAATACAAatctaaaagaaaaccaaaacgaGTTGATCCAAATAATGGctctaaaaatattctaaaatctgttGAAAAAGCAACAGATGGAAAATACCAGTCAAAAcggaatagaaacagaaaaagagccACAGAAGCTAAAGAGGTGAAGGACCATGAAATGCCCCTTGAAAATGCAGATTGTCAGACTTCTGTAGCTTCTAGGCAGAATTCAAGTTGTGGAGATGGTATTCAGCAGACCCAAAACAAGGAAACGACTCCAGGAAAACTCTATAGAACCCACAAAAGCCAACACGTGTCCCCAAAAATACGTCCAGTTTATGATGGATACTGTCCAAATTGCCAGATGCCTTTTTCCTCATTGATAGGGCAAACGCCTCGATGGCATGTTTTTGAATGTTTGGATTCTCCACCACGCTCTGAAACAG AGTGTCCTGATGGTCTTCTGTGTACCTCaaccattccttttcattacaaGAGATACACTCACTTCCTGCTAGCTCAAAGCAGGGCTGGTGATCATCCTTTTAGCAGCCCATCACCTGCGTCAGGTGGCAGTTTCAGTGAGACTAAGTCAGGCGTCCTTTGTAGCCTTGAGGAAAGATGGTCTTCGTATCAGAACCAAACTGATAACTCGGTTTCAAATGATCCCTTGTTGATgacacagtattttaaaaagtctccaTCTCCAACTGAAGCCAGTGAAAAGATTTCTACTAATATCCAAACATCCCAACAAGCTCTACAGTTTACAGAATTTGTTAAGAATGACAAACTGGTAGGAGTTGCTTTGCGTCTTGCAAACAACTCAGAACACATAAATTTGCCATTGCCAGAAAATGACTTTAGCGACTGTGAAATCTCCTATTCTCCACTTCAAAGTGATGAAGACACTCATGATATCAATGAAAAACCGGATGATTCACAAGAACAACTATTTTTTACCGAAAGCTCAAAAGATGGCAGCCTCGAAGAAGATGATGACAgctgtggttttttaaaaaaacaacgtGGTCCCTTACTGAAGGACCAGGATGAGAGCTGCCCCGAAGTGAACAGCTTCTTAACTCAGGATAAGTATGATGAAGGATTGTATAGATTCAATAGTCTAAATGATTTGTCTCAACCTATTTCCCAAAATAATGAGAGTGCTTTGCCTTATGATCTGGCATGTACTGGTGGTGATTTTGTGTTGTTTCCACCTGCATTGGCAGGGAAGCTTGCTGCTTCTGTTCATCAGACAACTAAAGCAAAACCTGATGAGCCAGAATTTCACTCAGCTCAATCAAATAGACAGAAACAAGTAATTGAAGAATCATCTGTTTACAATCAAGTTTCTCTTCCGTTAGTTAAGAGTTTAATGTTGAAACCTTTTGAAAGTCAGGGAGAAGGGTATCTTTCTTCCCAACCAACCcaaagtaaaattagaaaattatcaaGTGAGAACTTGAATGCTAAGAATAATACTAACTCAGCATGTTTCTGCAGAAAGGCATTAGAGGGTGTGCCAGTTGGTAAAGCTACAATTTTAAATGCAGAAAACTTGTCTAGTACACCTGCTTCtaagtatttgaaaatattgcCTTCTGGTCTTAAGTGTAATGCAAGACATCCTTCTACCAAGGTAATGAAGCAAATGGATATAGGTGTGTATTTTGGACTACctcccaaaagaaaagaagagaaattgctAGGGGAAAGTGCATTAGAAGGGATAAACTTAAATCCAGTTCCAAGTCCTAATAAAAAGAGGTCCTCAGAATGCAAGAGGAAAGCAGAAAAATCTTTAAGTGATTTAGAATTTGATGCAAGTAATTTACATGAGAGTCAGCTTTCTGTGGAACTTTCTAGTGAGAGGTCACAGCGTCAAAAAAAGAGACGTAGAAAGTCAAATTCACTGCAGGAAGGAGCATATCAGAAGAGATCAGATCACCTTAATACAGAATCTGAAGCAGTCAGTTTAAGTAAAGTCAAAGTCTTCACAAAATCAGCTCATGGTGGGCTGCAAAGGGGCAACAAGAAAATCCCAGAGTCATCTAATGTAGGAGGACCAAGGAAAAAGACATGTCCATTCTATAAGAAAATACCTG GAACCGGCTTTACAGTTGATGCCTTTCAGTATGGCGTGGTTGAAGGTTGCACAGCCTATTTTCTCACACATTTTCATTCTGATCATTATGCTGGATTGTCTAAACACTTCACATTTCCAGTTTATTGTAGTGAG ATAACTGGCAATTTGTTGAAGAACAAGCTTCATGTGCAAGAACAATATATTCACCCATTGCCACTGGACACTGAATGTATCGTGAATGGTGTCAAAGTTGTTTTGCTTGATGCCAATCA CTGTCCAGGTGCTGTCATGATCCTCTTTTATCTTCCTAATGGTACTGTCATATTACACACGGGAGACTTCAGAGCAGATCCCAGCATGGAACGTTCTCTTCTTGCGGACCAGAAAGTCCATATGCTGTACTTAGATACCAC ATATTGTAGCCCAGAATACACCTTTCCATCTCAGCAAGAGGTTATCCGGTTTGCCATCAACACTGCCTTTGAGGCTGTAACTCTAAACCCACATGCTCTTGTTGTCTGTGGCACTTACTctattggaaaagagaaagtcttcCTAG CCATTGCTGATGTTTTAGGTTCAAAAGTGGGCATGTCccaggaaaaatataaaactctacAGTGCCTCAATATACCAGAAATTAATTCACTCATCACTACCGACATGTGCAGTTCATTGGTTCACCTTCTCCCAATGATGCAAATTAATTTTAAG GGCTTACAGAGTCATTTGAAGAAGTGTGGTGGGAAATACAATCAGATTTTGGCGTTTCGACCTACAGGATGGACACACTCTAACAAGTTCACTAGAATAGCAGATGTTATTCCCCAGACCAAAGGAAACATTTCAATATATG GAATTCCTTACAGTGAACACAGCAGCTACCTAGAAATGAAACGCTTTGTCCAGTGGCTGAAGCCCCAGAAAATCATACCTACTGTAAATGTTGGCACTTGGAAATCTAGGAGCACAATGGAGAAATATTTTAGAGAGTGGAAATTGGAAGCTGGATATTGA